A stretch of Dermochelys coriacea isolate rDerCor1 chromosome 6, rDerCor1.pri.v4, whole genome shotgun sequence DNA encodes these proteins:
- the BBOF1 gene encoding LOW QUALITY PROTEIN: basal body-orientation factor 1 (The sequence of the model RefSeq protein was modified relative to this genomic sequence to represent the inferred CDS: inserted 5 bases in 4 codons; deleted 3 bases in 3 codons; substituted 3 bases at 3 genomic stop codons), which yields MGSQRDGSSGGLVSTCLSFSSQGAEGAKAESKVDKESEAERAKANAALWEARLEVTEISRAEYRKATRVLARNNEELAWQQHRXEKDTVEVISFLXKQDVEKEEQIAKLKQQLADLKQQAQEENENSGDAEHYSAQWKDMEEKFSKKAREIGLIQLELKQXKNFXQEEAHMEMELEDVNKENMRISNREHQETLRRLENRFIEEKQLLEREAEKKXVMLAERAHHDAIVQLDSTGRAVFKENVRLQEALSYHLKEAEELKKIKKQLEEDKAFLLQEKETNESLVQEKVGKSLCKKHRXQALQHKVERLEVALGHMTQEFETEIQKTRHRALVQNQAGMVEINKLQQLLEMKDREMNRVKKLAKNILDERSEVESFFLEALEQVKREIVSSRKCYKQVAQAAYQKKMMEAFGKEEYPKIRTFNSNAHSTNSMYKDLQEAEKWTNIQQGKVDIGQLTWEQKECVLRLLFARMNGLELRKRKHVLIPSAPAAVTPTSGERNKASTENIAPSLTFITQQVPVSEPSPXEAILPDIEMVMSQTVE from the exons ATGGGGTCCCAGCGGGATGGGAGTTCCGGGGGCCTCGTATCCACGTGCCTCAGCTTTTCCTCACAGGGCGCAGAAGGGGCCAAGGCTGAGtcgaaggtggataaggaatctGAGGCTGAGCGG GCCAAGGCCAATGCAGCGCTATGGGAAGCTCGGCTAGAGGTGACCGAGATCTCCCGGGCCGAGTATCGCAAGGCCACACGTGTGCTGGCCAGGAACAATGAGGAGCTGGCATGGCAGCAGCACC TGGAGAAGGACACAGTCGAGGTGATCAGCTTTC AAAAACAGGATGTGGAGAAAGAAGAGCAG ATTGCAAAACTGAAGCAACAGCTG GCCGATTTGAAGCAGCAGGCCCAAGAAGAGAATGAGAATAGTGGTGAT GCAGAACATTATTCTGCGCAGTGGAAAGATATGGAGGAGAAATTCAgcaaaaaagcaagagaaattgGCTTAATTCAGTTGGAACTGAAACAGTAAAAGAATTT GCAAGAAGAAGCACACATGGAGATGGAACTGGAAGATGTAA ataaaGAGAATATGAGAATCTCAAACAGGGAACATCAGGAGACTCTTAGACGGCTGGAGAACAGGTTCATTGAAGAAAAG CAACTACTAGAAAGAGAGGCTGAGAAGA TAGTAATGCTGGCAGAGAGAGCCCACCATGATGCCATTGTG CAGTTAGACAGCACTGGGAGAGCAGTGTTTAAGGAGAATGTTCGTCTTCAAGAGGCTCTTTCTTATCACCTGAAGGAGGCAGAGGagctaaaaaaaatcaagaagcaGCTAGAAGAGGACAAAGCTTTTCTTCTGCAGGAGAAG GAAACCAATGAGAGTTTGGTTCAGGAAAAGGTCGGCAAGTCACTCTGCAAAAAGCACAGATAACAAGCACTGCAGCACAAGGTAGAGAGACTGGAGGTGGCACTAGGTCACATGACCCAAGAATTTGAAACAGAAATTCAGAAGACACGGCATCGGGCTTTAGTTCAAAACCAGGCAGGCATGGTAGAGATCAAcaagctccagcagctgctggagatgAAGGATCGGGAGATGAATCGAGTGAAGAAACTGGCCAAGAACATCCTGGATGAGAGGAGTGAGgtggaaagtttcttcctagaagctctggaacaggtgaAGCGTGAGATCGTGTCCAGCAGGAAGTGCTACAAGCAGGTGGCCCAAGCTGCCTATCAGAAGAAAATGATGGAGGCATTTGGGAAGGAAGAGTACCCCAAAATCAGAACATTTAACAGCAATGCC CACAGCACAAATAGTATGTACAAGGACCTGCAGGAGGCAGAGAAATG GACAAATATCCAGCAAGGGAAGGTGGATATTGGCCAGTTGACATGGGAGCAGAAGGAATGTGTTCTGAGGTTACTCTTTGCAAGAATGAATGGCCTGGAGCTACG GAAACGCAAACATGTTTTGATCCCTTCAGCTCCAGCTGCTGTTACTCCTACTTCTGGAGAAAGAAACAAAGCTAG CACTGAAAACATTGCTCCCAGCCTGACCTTCATCACGCAGCAGGTCCCAGTATCGGAGCCCTCTCCTTAAGAAGCAATCCTTCCAGATATTGAGATGGTAATGTCACAGACAGTAGAGTAA